In one window of Bizionia sp. M204 DNA:
- the accC gene encoding acetyl-CoA carboxylase biotin carboxylase subunit, with translation MKKILIANRGEIAIRVMRTAKKMGIKTVAIYSTIDRNAPHVKYADEAVLIGEAPSNQSYLLGDKIIEVAKSLNVDAIHPGYGFLSENAEFAESCEANNIIFIGPKSKAIKIMGSKLAAKEAVKHYNIPMVPGTEEAITDIPEAKKIAKEIGFPILIKASAGGGGKGMRIVEKEENFESQMNRAISEATSAFGDGSVFIEKYVTSPRHIEIQIMADAHGNNIHLFERECSIQRRHQKVVEEAPSSVLSPELRQEMGEAAIKVAKACDYLGAGTVEFLLDDDHNFYFLEMNTRLQVEHPVTELITDTDLVELQIRVARGEVLPITQTDLKINGHALELRVYAEDPLNDFLPSVGNLEVYKLPVGKNIRVDNGFEKGMDIPIYYDPMLAKLITYGKTREEAIELMISAIADYHIEGIETTLPFGSFVCKHEAFRSGNFDTHFVKNFYSPEALKESQEAEAKMAAMIAVKQYLEEQKLLRLPLK, from the coding sequence ATGAAAAAAATACTAATTGCAAATCGTGGTGAAATTGCTATTCGTGTCATGCGAACAGCAAAAAAAATGGGCATTAAAACGGTGGCTATTTACTCAACTATAGACCGAAATGCGCCTCACGTAAAATATGCAGATGAAGCTGTTTTAATAGGCGAAGCACCTTCTAACCAATCCTATTTATTAGGGGATAAAATTATTGAAGTTGCAAAAAGCCTCAATGTAGATGCTATTCATCCAGGATATGGATTTCTTTCAGAAAATGCCGAATTTGCTGAATCATGCGAGGCTAATAACATCATTTTTATTGGACCAAAATCTAAAGCCATAAAAATTATGGGTAGTAAATTAGCAGCCAAAGAAGCTGTGAAACACTACAATATCCCTATGGTTCCTGGAACTGAAGAAGCTATAACAGATATTCCAGAGGCTAAAAAAATAGCTAAAGAAATTGGATTTCCTATTCTAATTAAAGCGTCTGCCGGTGGTGGTGGAAAAGGCATGCGTATCGTTGAAAAAGAAGAAAATTTCGAGTCCCAAATGAATCGTGCCATTAGTGAAGCAACCTCTGCTTTTGGTGATGGTTCTGTGTTTATTGAAAAGTATGTTACCTCACCGCGCCATATTGAAATTCAGATTATGGCCGATGCTCATGGAAATAATATCCACCTGTTTGAGCGCGAATGCAGTATTCAACGTCGTCATCAAAAAGTAGTGGAAGAAGCACCGTCATCCGTATTATCACCTGAATTACGACAGGAAATGGGAGAAGCAGCAATAAAAGTTGCCAAGGCCTGCGATTATCTTGGTGCGGGAACGGTTGAATTTCTATTGGATGACGATCATAATTTCTATTTTCTAGAAATGAATACACGGTTGCAAGTAGAACATCCGGTTACTGAATTAATCACTGATACCGATTTAGTGGAATTACAAATTCGTGTAGCGCGAGGTGAAGTTTTACCAATCACTCAAACGGATTTAAAAATAAACGGTCACGCATTAGAATTACGCGTCTATGCTGAAGATCCTTTAAACGATTTTTTACCAAGCGTTGGAAACCTTGAAGTTTATAAATTGCCGGTTGGCAAAAACATTCGTGTGGATAACGGTTTTGAAAAAGGTATGGATATCCCAATTTATTATGATCCCATGCTCGCTAAACTCATTACCTACGGGAAAACACGTGAAGAAGCTATAGAGCTCATGATTTCTGCCATTGCAGATTATCATATTGAAGGTATAGAAACAACTTTGCCTTTTGGATCATTTGTTTGCAAACATGAAGCGTTTCGTTCCGGAAATTTCGATACGCATTTTGTAAAAAACTTTTATTCGCCAGAAGCGCTAAAAGAAAGTCAAGAAGCTGAAGCAAAAATGGCCGCTATGATTGCCGTAAAACAGTATTTGGAAGAACAGAAATTACTACGATTGCCCTTAAAGTAA
- a CDS encoding APC family permease, with product MKKRLNQLAATAICGNDISSSCLYVSALAIVYAGQYAWISLLIVALILFLFRKIYGEVVGALPLNGGAYNALLNTTKKSTASFAAALTVLSYMATAVISASESVKYAHSLWNGIPIVYTTIGLLALFMIIVILGIGESSKVAIAIFIFHLTSLTLLCVFCGIYLFQNGYENLLANFKNPIKGSITTALFFGFAAAMLGISGFESSANYVEEQKPGVFPKTLRNMWVIVTIFNPLLAFLALAIIPISVIGNHEETLLSFLGQTAGGNWLFYIISIDAVLVLSGAVLTSFVGVGGLVERMALDRILPKFLLERNKRGSSYLISISFFLLCITILTITQGNLKALAGVYTIAFLSVMILFAVGNILLKINRKQLPRPEKASVGALILAITGVLLALIGNIVLNPPYLIIFMEYLIPTLLIVGFMLFRIQILRGFLQFIKYIIPTNLPIFEKLNKKLLLTIHHINNQEFVFFTNHDDVSTLNKVLQYIQKNEHTKRLKIVTVLKPDYVTPKNLQSDIAVLDRAYPEIHIEFIEEHGHFNPEKIKELSEKYNIPINFMFIGSPGETFPYKIQDLGDVRLII from the coding sequence ATGAAAAAACGTTTAAACCAATTGGCTGCCACTGCCATTTGTGGTAACGACATAAGCTCTTCTTGTTTATATGTTTCTGCACTTGCCATTGTTTATGCTGGACAATATGCCTGGATTTCATTACTTATTGTTGCATTAATTCTTTTTTTATTCAGAAAAATTTATGGTGAAGTTGTTGGAGCTTTACCATTAAATGGTGGAGCCTACAATGCTTTATTGAATACAACAAAAAAATCGACAGCCTCTTTTGCCGCAGCACTTACGGTATTATCATATATGGCTACTGCCGTTATTTCGGCAAGCGAATCGGTTAAATATGCACACAGTCTTTGGAATGGCATTCCCATAGTTTATACAACCATTGGTTTACTGGCGCTGTTTATGATTATTGTAATTTTAGGCATTGGCGAATCATCAAAGGTAGCTATTGCTATTTTTATTTTTCATTTAACTTCTTTAACACTTTTATGCGTTTTTTGTGGTATCTATTTATTTCAAAATGGATACGAAAATCTATTAGCAAATTTTAAAAATCCCATAAAAGGAAGCATAACTACTGCTCTGTTTTTTGGTTTTGCCGCTGCCATGTTAGGTATTAGTGGTTTTGAGAGTTCTGCAAATTATGTAGAAGAGCAAAAGCCAGGTGTATTTCCTAAAACCTTACGGAATATGTGGGTTATAGTTACAATTTTCAATCCATTGCTGGCCTTTTTAGCATTAGCAATCATTCCCATTTCTGTTATTGGAAATCACGAAGAAACCCTACTTTCATTTTTAGGCCAAACAGCAGGCGGAAACTGGTTGTTTTATATTATATCTATTGATGCAGTGTTGGTTTTAAGTGGCGCTGTTTTAACATCTTTTGTTGGTGTTGGTGGTTTGGTTGAACGGATGGCTTTAGATAGAATTTTACCAAAATTTCTTCTAGAAAGGAATAAAAGAGGAAGTTCTTATCTTATTTCTATCAGTTTTTTTCTGTTATGTATAACCATCCTAACTATCACACAAGGCAATCTAAAAGCTTTAGCTGGTGTATATACCATTGCGTTTTTAAGTGTCATGATTCTTTTTGCTGTTGGAAATATATTACTAAAAATTAATAGAAAACAATTACCAAGACCAGAAAAAGCTAGTGTGGGCGCACTTATACTTGCTATAACAGGTGTTTTATTAGCATTAATTGGAAACATTGTTTTAAATCCGCCCTACTTAATTATTTTTATGGAGTACCTCATCCCGACACTTTTAATCGTTGGCTTTATGTTATTTCGGATTCAAATATTACGTGGCTTTTTACAATTCATAAAATATATAATACCTACTAATTTGCCCATTTTCGAAAAATTAAATAAAAAACTGTTACTTACAATTCACCACATAAATAATCAGGAATTCGTGTTTTTTACAAATCATGATGATGTATCCACTTTGAATAAAGTTTTACAATATATTCAGAAAAACGAACATACCAAGCGCTTGAAAATTGTAACCGTATTAAAGCCTGATTATGTGACACCCAAAAATTTACAAAGTGATATTGCTGTATTAGATCGGGCTTATCCTGAAATTCACATTGAATTTATAGAAGAACATGGACATTTTAATCCTGAAAAAATTAAAGAATTATCAGAAAAATATAATATCCCAATTAACTTCATGTTTATTGGTTCTCCTGGTGAAACATTTCCATATAAGATTCAGGATTTAGGTGATGTTCGGTTAATTATTTAA
- a CDS encoding NUDIX domain-containing protein, protein MEKNIDIVTKTGEPTRKTALKSEIHSKGYYHNTAHIWFYTEDGQILLAQRAASKAIYPLLWDVSVAGHVDAGETIEEAAIRETHEEIGLTISETDLHKIGVFPCFQSYENGIIDNEFHHTYLVKLQVSMENLIPQPGEVEALQLVTLNQFKSLLEQSETNGYFVVTNVGYYETVLKAITSFTL, encoded by the coding sequence ATGGAAAAAAATATTGACATTGTTACCAAAACCGGAGAACCAACTAGAAAAACCGCATTAAAATCGGAAATTCACAGTAAAGGCTATTACCACAATACAGCACATATTTGGTTTTATACAGAAGATGGCCAGATACTATTAGCACAACGTGCAGCAAGTAAAGCTATTTACCCATTGCTTTGGGATGTTTCCGTTGCTGGACATGTAGACGCTGGCGAAACAATTGAAGAGGCTGCTATTCGGGAAACACATGAAGAAATTGGCTTAACAATTTCCGAAACGGATTTGCATAAAATTGGTGTTTTTCCTTGTTTTCAAAGCTATGAAAATGGGATAATTGATAATGAATTTCACCATACCTATTTAGTGAAATTACAAGTTTCAATGGAAAATTTAATACCCCAACCTGGCGAAGTTGAAGCCTTGCAATTAGTAACGCTTAATCAGTTTAAATCCCTTTTAGAACAAAGTGAGACCAATGGTTATTTCGTGGTTACAAATGTTGGATATTATGAAACGGTTTTAAAAGCCATAACATCGTTCACGCTGTAA
- a CDS encoding acyl-CoA carboxylase subunit beta, with translation MDSKIKTLNEKLALAYLGGGEKRIEKQHANKKLTARERVLYLLDTGSFEEIGALVTHRTKDFGMEKQQYYGDGVVTGYGTVSGRLIYVFAQDFTVFGGSLSETHAEKICKVMDLAVKVGAPIIGLNDSGGARIQEGVRSLGGYADIFYRNVQASGVIPQLSAIMGPCAGGAVYSPAMTDFTLMVQDTSYMFVTGPNVVKTVTNENVTSEELGGASAHATKSGVAHITSTNDVECLEDIKKLLSYLPQNNQEKAKDLPFELGDEMRNELSQIIPDNANKPYDMHAVISGIIDTDSFYEIHKDYAENIIVGFARLGGKSIGIVANQPMFLAGVLDVNSAKKAARFVRFCDAFNIPLLVLEDVPGFLPGTDQEWNGIIVHGAKLLYAFSEATVPRITVITRKAYGGAYDVMNSKHIGADMNYAWPSAEIAVMGAKGAAEIIFKKDINAADDKEAKWKEKEAEYADLFANPYSAAQRGFIDEVILPETTRRKLIKAFSMLEDKQVEKPKRKHGNIPL, from the coding sequence ATGGATTCAAAAATAAAAACCCTCAACGAAAAACTAGCCCTAGCCTATTTAGGTGGTGGCGAAAAACGAATTGAAAAGCAACATGCTAATAAAAAACTAACAGCTCGTGAGCGCGTTTTATATCTTTTAGATACGGGTTCATTTGAAGAAATTGGCGCATTAGTTACTCACCGAACCAAAGATTTTGGTATGGAAAAGCAACAATATTATGGTGATGGTGTGGTTACAGGTTACGGAACGGTTTCAGGCAGATTAATTTATGTTTTTGCACAGGATTTTACGGTTTTTGGAGGTTCGCTTTCTGAAACCCATGCGGAGAAAATTTGCAAAGTGATGGATTTAGCTGTAAAAGTTGGCGCACCAATTATTGGACTCAATGATTCTGGAGGTGCTCGAATTCAAGAAGGCGTGCGTTCATTGGGCGGTTATGCTGATATATTTTATCGCAATGTGCAAGCATCGGGTGTTATTCCGCAGCTATCGGCTATTATGGGGCCTTGTGCTGGAGGTGCTGTGTATTCGCCAGCTATGACAGATTTCACACTCATGGTTCAAGATACCAGTTATATGTTTGTTACTGGGCCCAATGTGGTTAAAACAGTTACCAATGAAAACGTAACCAGTGAAGAATTAGGTGGTGCCAGTGCACATGCAACCAAATCTGGTGTCGCTCATATTACATCAACCAATGATGTGGAATGTTTAGAAGACATTAAAAAATTATTGAGCTATTTGCCTCAAAATAATCAAGAAAAAGCGAAAGATCTCCCTTTCGAATTAGGGGATGAAATGCGTAACGAATTATCACAAATCATTCCTGATAATGCGAATAAGCCTTATGATATGCATGCGGTTATTTCGGGAATAATTGATACGGATTCATTTTACGAGATCCATAAAGATTATGCTGAAAATATTATAGTAGGTTTTGCTAGGTTGGGCGGGAAAAGTATTGGTATTGTTGCCAATCAGCCCATGTTTTTAGCTGGTGTTTTAGATGTAAATAGCGCCAAAAAAGCGGCTCGTTTTGTTCGTTTTTGCGATGCGTTTAATATTCCGCTTCTAGTTTTAGAAGATGTACCCGGTTTTTTACCGGGAACAGACCAAGAATGGAATGGTATTATTGTACATGGCGCCAAATTGTTGTACGCCTTTAGTGAAGCAACGGTTCCAAGAATAACAGTTATTACTAGAAAAGCATATGGTGGTGCTTATGATGTTATGAACTCCAAACATATTGGAGCTGATATGAATTACGCCTGGCCAAGTGCCGAAATTGCAGTAATGGGTGCCAAAGGTGCTGCAGAAATCATCTTTAAAAAAGACATTAATGCAGCTGATGACAAAGAGGCTAAATGGAAAGAAAAAGAGGCAGAATACGCTGATTTGTTTGCCAACCCATATAGTGCTGCTCAACGTGGTTTTATTGATGAAGTTATTTTACCCGAAACTACTAGACGCAAATTAATTAAAGCTTTTTCTATGCTAGAAGATAAACAAGTTGAAAAACCGAAACGCAAACATGGAAATATTCCGTTGTAA
- a CDS encoding caspase family protein, translated as MKKLSLIFLFLITIQASFADKHALIIAVGDYPKSTGWSSISSVNDVPLIKGALLSQGFLEKDIITLINEQATKQGILDALARLQSQLKPGDIVVIHYSGHGQQIFDDNGDEIDDKDESLVPIDAWVRYTHNYKGENHLRDDELHNIITNLRNTLGQDGQLLMILDSCHSGSATRGGITRGGEATFAPENWKAKDQDDSTGSAMLEREKVSDTAAPFVMISGASANELNYEYDGVGSLSYAFSKAMNELGSDFTYRQLFSNIAANMNVISPKQKPTIEGDIDYKLFKGDYVKQQPYFEVTKIPTSTVIQINGGKLQRLFNNTTVYVMPAGTTKVDEGKALAKGTISNAKFNESFIKLNKPLTDRNEKNYWVFIDKPTYGDISIQVYLEPDTDTEIQKSVASFLDENGLGSVVNDTLKADVVISKTSSGYTLNSAKGLDVFDATNKQRGTDVQADLNNKLFNYAQGMYLKNLSLKNYDYEFDFKLLPVEYVAEIGELGALLPEDSYNNSEGILEVRPGIDHVLLEVTNKSNRPLYFSLIEINSKGEIAPFMPNNKCRLTNDDRKLAPGKTMIFKECVYRFGPPYERLILKGFATDSPINFQSTVETRGERTRSTNNNPLENFIKNSYTQSRGSEGTEASGNMDGYSTEFVYEIVKE; from the coding sequence ATGAAAAAATTAAGCCTTATATTCTTATTTTTAATTACCATACAAGCAAGTTTTGCTGACAAACATGCCCTTATTATTGCTGTAGGCGACTACCCGAAAAGTACTGGCTGGAGCAGTATTAGTTCCGTAAATGATGTGCCACTAATTAAAGGAGCTTTATTAAGCCAAGGATTTCTTGAAAAGGACATCATTACACTTATTAACGAACAAGCAACTAAACAAGGCATATTAGATGCTCTGGCGCGTTTACAATCTCAGTTAAAACCTGGCGATATAGTTGTCATACACTATTCAGGACATGGCCAACAAATTTTTGATGATAATGGTGATGAAATAGATGACAAAGACGAATCGCTCGTTCCAATTGATGCTTGGGTTCGATACACACACAATTATAAAGGTGAAAATCATTTACGAGACGATGAATTGCATAATATTATTACTAATTTAAGAAACACACTTGGTCAAGATGGTCAATTATTAATGATTTTAGATAGTTGCCACTCTGGCTCTGCTACTCGTGGTGGTATAACACGTGGTGGTGAAGCTACCTTTGCTCCTGAAAACTGGAAAGCTAAAGACCAAGATGACAGCACAGGAAGTGCCATGTTAGAGCGGGAAAAAGTTAGTGATACCGCAGCACCATTTGTTATGATTTCAGGAGCTTCAGCAAACGAACTTAATTATGAATATGACGGTGTTGGGTCATTAAGCTATGCGTTTTCTAAAGCCATGAACGAATTGGGAAGTGATTTTACCTACCGACAATTATTTTCCAATATTGCAGCAAATATGAATGTCATTTCACCAAAACAAAAACCAACTATTGAAGGTGATATTGACTACAAATTATTTAAAGGTGATTATGTGAAACAACAACCCTATTTTGAAGTCACTAAAATTCCAACCTCTACCGTAATACAAATTAATGGTGGAAAATTACAACGCCTATTTAATAACACAACTGTTTATGTGATGCCTGCTGGAACAACAAAAGTTGACGAAGGAAAAGCACTAGCCAAAGGAACGATAAGTAATGCCAAATTTAATGAATCCTTTATAAAATTAAACAAGCCATTAACAGATAGAAATGAAAAAAACTATTGGGTTTTTATAGATAAACCAACTTACGGAGACATATCCATTCAGGTATATTTAGAACCTGATACAGATACGGAAATCCAAAAAAGTGTTGCTTCTTTTCTTGATGAAAATGGGTTAGGTTCTGTTGTTAACGATACCTTGAAAGCAGATGTGGTTATTTCAAAAACTTCAAGCGGTTATACTTTAAATAGTGCCAAAGGATTAGATGTCTTTGATGCCACTAACAAACAACGTGGCACCGATGTACAGGCGGATTTAAACAACAAACTGTTTAATTATGCACAAGGTATGTATTTGAAAAATTTAAGCTTAAAGAATTACGATTATGAATTCGATTTTAAACTTTTACCTGTAGAGTATGTTGCTGAAATAGGTGAATTAGGCGCACTACTTCCCGAAGATAGCTATAACAATTCGGAAGGGATTCTAGAAGTCAGACCAGGAATAGATCATGTGTTGCTAGAAGTTACTAACAAAAGTAATAGACCACTTTACTTTAGTTTAATTGAAATTAATAGCAAGGGCGAAATTGCACCATTTATGCCAAATAACAAATGTCGCTTAACAAACGACGACCGTAAATTAGCACCTGGAAAAACCATGATTTTCAAAGAATGTGTTTACCGATTTGGACCTCCTTACGAACGGTTAATTTTAAAAGGATTTGCTACAGATTCTCCCATTAATTTCCAATCTACTGTTGAAACTCGTGGTGAAAGAACTCGCAGTACCAACAACAATCCGTTAGAAAATTTTATAAAAAATAGCTATACGCAATCCCGTGGTTCAGAGGGTACTGAAGCATCTGGAAATATGGACGGTTACAGTACCGAGTTTGTTTATGAAATAGTAAAAGAGTAA
- a CDS encoding PrsW family intramembrane metalloprotease, with product MNLFLVAIAPVCIIILYIYLKDKYEKEPKLLLFYSFLFGAFVSVILTTILYILFDYYFFLDKASVLHMFIRAFFVVGLTEEFSKYIIVRYYAQPKEAFNEPFDGIVYAVMVSMGFAATENIMYVLEGGFEAAFLRAFTAIPAHATFGILMGYYMGKAKFSKNKRLLNIFGLMLAIIFHGAYDFFLFIDFIPGIWVGAFVSLFIGLVLSRNAIKRHQNNSHFKL from the coding sequence ATGAATCTATTCCTAGTTGCCATTGCGCCTGTTTGCATCATCATCCTATATATTTATTTAAAAGATAAATACGAGAAAGAGCCGAAGCTCCTACTCTTCTACTCCTTTCTTTTCGGTGCATTTGTTAGTGTAATTTTAACAACCATATTATATATTTTATTTGATTATTACTTCTTCCTAGATAAAGCAAGTGTTCTTCACATGTTTATTAGAGCCTTTTTTGTCGTTGGTTTAACAGAAGAATTTAGCAAATATATTATCGTTCGTTATTATGCCCAACCAAAGGAAGCTTTTAACGAACCTTTTGATGGGATTGTATACGCGGTAATGGTTTCCATGGGATTTGCGGCTACTGAAAACATTATGTATGTTTTGGAAGGCGGTTTTGAAGCAGCGTTTTTACGAGCCTTTACGGCCATTCCAGCTCATGCAACCTTTGGGATATTAATGGGATATTATATGGGGAAAGCCAAGTTTTCAAAAAATAAAAGATTGCTAAACATATTTGGTTTGATGCTCGCTATTATCTTTCATGGTGCTTATGATTTTTTCCTATTTATCGATTTTATACCAGGTATTTGGGTTGGCGCTTTTGTATCCTTATTTATTGGTCTGGTTTTATCCCGAAATGCCATTAAACGTCATCAAAACAATTCGCATTTTAAACTCTAG
- a CDS encoding penicillin acylase family protein: MKINTKGIIFTDYLYTSKFIMIKKILKVLVFLVLLILISGFVYTRYQKPTYSGTIDLKNISEGTEAYFDAYGIPHIYANNNLDAMTALGYLHAQDRLWQMELMKRIAPGNLSEILGEKLIQTDKFFKTLSVDEATEVAINKLDKTGNPYLEAMAYLDGVNQFIDEGPTPIEFTLAGVEKEHFTLTDIYNVFGYMAFSFAQAQKTDPVITNIKQKLGDDYLLDLDVLPNSQTTLIKNSVKVPETVLDDIAQNIQSVTENLPIPLFIGSNSWVISPNKTKSGRVILANDPHIAYAQPAVWYEAHITTPNREIYGYYLAGIPFPVLGHNRNYAYGITMFENDDIDFYKEENHPTDSTLYKTADGYKKYAYTTKTIQVKDQDPIDLVVKKSYHGPIMTDVQDEITGDSPIAIQWVYTQLDNNLLDAIYKISHAKNMSEAKAGASLIHAPGLNIMYGDAKGNVAWWATGKLYKHKPHVNPKFILNGASGEDDPIEYLDFKDNPMAENPNWGYVYSANNQPDSTANMLYPGYYLPENRAKRIVELLDPKNDWDMESTSNMMNDVTSPVHLNIIAHVSNYISNSDLNEQEMAALEVLKSWKGNSNTDEVAPTIYTKFIFRYLENTYKDELGETLFNQLLKTHLIKRTIIKQLVNDESIWWNNTATNTTETKSAILTQSLKETVAALNTQLGIDLNAWTWGKVHTLEHNHALSAVEALKPVFNVGPFPAQGNKEVINNILFDYTDSGLYEAKGGPSTRRIIDFSDVENSMSILPTGQSGNPFSEHYSDQADMYINGEFRKMLLNKEEIIEQSRKIEFVPAK; this comes from the coding sequence ATGAAGATAAACACAAAAGGTATTATATTTACAGATTACCTCTATACATCCAAATTTATTATGATTAAAAAGATTTTAAAAGTATTAGTTTTTTTAGTACTCCTTATTTTAATTAGTGGTTTTGTCTATACGCGTTATCAAAAACCAACCTATTCTGGCACCATTGATTTAAAAAACATTTCGGAAGGTACAGAAGCTTATTTTGATGCCTATGGAATTCCGCATATTTATGCCAATAATAATTTAGATGCTATGACTGCTTTAGGGTATTTACATGCGCAGGATAGATTATGGCAAATGGAGTTAATGAAGCGAATTGCTCCAGGTAATTTGTCGGAGATTTTAGGCGAAAAATTAATTCAAACCGATAAATTTTTTAAAACATTATCTGTTGATGAAGCTACCGAAGTAGCCATAAACAAACTCGATAAAACAGGTAATCCCTATTTAGAAGCTATGGCTTATTTAGATGGTGTTAATCAATTTATAGACGAGGGACCAACACCCATAGAATTTACTTTGGCGGGCGTAGAAAAAGAACATTTTACTTTGACTGATATCTATAATGTATTTGGGTATATGGCATTTAGTTTTGCACAAGCTCAAAAAACAGATCCTGTAATTACCAATATCAAGCAAAAGTTAGGTGATGATTATCTTCTAGATCTGGATGTTTTGCCAAATAGTCAAACAACCCTAATAAAAAACAGTGTAAAAGTTCCTGAAACGGTTTTGGATGACATAGCACAAAACATCCAATCTGTCACAGAAAACCTGCCAATTCCGTTATTTATAGGAAGTAATAGTTGGGTTATTTCGCCAAATAAAACCAAGTCTGGTCGTGTTATTTTAGCCAACGATCCACATATTGCTTATGCGCAACCTGCGGTTTGGTATGAAGCCCATATAACAACACCTAACCGTGAAATTTACGGGTATTATTTAGCTGGAATTCCGTTTCCTGTTTTAGGTCATAATAGAAACTATGCCTATGGAATTACCATGTTTGAAAACGATGATATAGATTTTTACAAAGAAGAAAATCATCCAACAGACTCCACGCTTTATAAAACAGCAGATGGTTATAAAAAATATGCCTATACGACTAAAACTATTCAGGTGAAGGATCAAGACCCCATTGATTTGGTGGTCAAAAAATCCTATCACGGACCGATAATGACTGATGTTCAAGATGAAATTACTGGAGATAGTCCCATTGCCATTCAATGGGTTTATACTCAATTAGACAATAATCTTCTTGATGCTATTTATAAAATTTCGCATGCAAAAAATATGAGTGAAGCCAAAGCAGGTGCCTCTTTAATTCATGCACCAGGTTTAAATATCATGTATGGAGATGCCAAAGGTAACGTAGCATGGTGGGCAACAGGTAAGCTTTATAAACATAAGCCTCACGTGAATCCGAAGTTTATTTTAAATGGTGCATCTGGTGAAGATGATCCTATTGAATATTTAGATTTCAAGGACAACCCTATGGCTGAAAATCCCAATTGGGGCTATGTGTATTCAGCTAATAATCAACCGGACTCTACTGCAAATATGTTATATCCGGGTTACTATTTGCCTGAAAACAGAGCCAAACGTATTGTTGAATTATTGGATCCAAAAAATGATTGGGATATGGAAAGTACTTCCAACATGATGAATGATGTTACATCACCAGTTCATTTAAACATCATTGCGCATGTATCGAATTATATTTCAAATTCGGATTTAAACGAACAAGAAATGGCCGCTTTAGAGGTTTTAAAAAGCTGGAAAGGTAATAGTAATACAGATGAAGTTGCACCAACAATTTACACCAAGTTTATCTTTCGTTATTTAGAAAACACCTATAAAGATGAATTAGGCGAAACACTTTTTAATCAATTATTAAAAACGCATTTGATAAAAAGAACCATTATTAAGCAACTCGTTAATGATGAGTCTATATGGTGGAATAATACAGCAACGAATACCACAGAAACTAAAAGTGCTATTTTAACCCAATCCTTAAAAGAAACAGTTGCGGCTTTAAATACGCAGCTAGGAATCGATTTAAACGCTTGGACTTGGGGAAAAGTGCATACTTTGGAACACAACCATGCTTTAAGTGCTGTTGAAGCTTTAAAACCGGTATTTAATGTTGGTCCGTTTCCTGCGCAAGGCAATAAAGAAGTTATAAATAATATATTATTTGACTATACCGATTCTGGTTTGTATGAAGCAAAAGGCGGTCCTTCTACACGACGTATTATAGATTTTTCCGATGTGGAAAACAGTATGAGTATACTACCAACCGGTCAATCTGGAAACCCGTTTAGTGAACATTATTCAGACCAAGCAGATATGTATATTAATGGGGAATTTAGAAAAATGCTACTAAATAAAGAGGAGATAATAGAGCAATCCAGAAAAATTGAATTTGTGCCAGCAAAATAA
- a CDS encoding acetyl-CoA carboxylase biotin carboxyl carrier protein subunit, whose amino-acid sequence MSQTYRTKVNNIYDFDLQQESIEALDSIQESANNYHILSKNKSYKAEIIQRNFNAKQYQIKINGTLYQIAIEDYLDVLIKDLGFEIGASKQVNDIKAPMPGLILDIAVKVGQEVHEDDTLLILEAMKMENVITSPRSGVIKSVSVNQGDAVDKNQLLIEFE is encoded by the coding sequence ATGAGTCAAACTTACCGTACAAAAGTTAACAACATTTACGATTTCGATTTACAACAGGAGTCTATTGAAGCCCTAGACAGTATTCAAGAAAGTGCCAATAACTATCATATTTTAAGCAAAAACAAATCGTATAAAGCTGAAATTATACAACGTAATTTTAATGCGAAACAATATCAAATAAAAATTAATGGCACCCTGTATCAAATAGCCATTGAAGATTATTTAGATGTGCTTATTAAAGATTTAGGTTTCGAAATTGGCGCTTCAAAACAAGTAAACGATATTAAAGCACCTATGCCAGGATTAATTTTAGATATAGCGGTAAAAGTTGGACAAGAAGTCCATGAAGATGATACCTTACTTATTTTAGAGGCCATGAAAATGGAAAACGTAATTACATCACCGCGAAGTGGTGTTATAAAATCGGTTTCCGTGAATCAAGGCGATGCCGTTGATAAAAATCAACTATTAATAGAATTTGAATAA